A genome region from Solanum pennellii chromosome 12, SPENNV200 includes the following:
- the LOC107005470 gene encoding uncharacterized protein C119.09c-like, translating to MANLYVRAAPTTDLNRNTEWFTYPGVWTIYIFILLFSWLVVLSVFGSSSGMAWTIVNLAHFLVTYHCFHWKKGTPFAEDQGIYNRLTWWEQMDNGNQLTPNRKFLTVVPVVLYLIASHTTDYQHPMLFFNTFAVFILVVAKFPNMHKVRIFGINADQ from the exons ATGGCGAATTTGTATGTGAGGGCTGCTCCAACCACGGATCTGAATCGGAATACTGAGTGGTTCACCTATCCTGGAGTTTGGACTATTTACATATTCATTCTGCTCTTCTCATGGCTCGTTGTGCTCTCTGTTTTTGGGTCCTCATCCGGCATGGCATGGACTATTGTCAATCTCGCTCATTTCCTT GTCACATATCACTGTTTTCACTGGAAGAAGGGAACACCATTTGCTGAAGACCAGGGTATCTACAACAGATTGACATGGTGGGAGCAAATGGATAATGGCAACCAGCTTACTCCCAATAGGAAGTTTCTGACAGTTGTTCCTGTGGTGCT GTACTTGATAGCTTCCCATACAACTGACTATCAACACCCAATGCTGTTCTTCAACACATTCGCAGTTTTCATACTTGTGGTTGCTAAATTTCCCAACATGCACAAGGTTCGAATATTTGGGATCAATGCAGATCAATGA
- the LOC107006935 gene encoding bidirectional sugar transporter SWEET7 — protein sequence MVFNKEIARFAVGVIGNIIALILFLSPLPTFYRIWKKKSVEQFSPFPYLATFVNCGLWVLYGIPLVHPHSILVVTINGTGFGIEVVYLMLFLLYTEKKKRIKIFLIIISEIIFLVSIAIFVLTLVQTHKKRSTIVGSICIVGNILMYASPLAIMKLVITSKSVEFMPFFLSLFSFLNGVSWTAYALIRFDAFILVPNSMGTALGLAQLLLYGMYYKSTKRQNAERQAQVEMGPKRVGLVG from the exons ATGGTTTTCAATAAAGAAATTGCTCGTTTTGCTGTTGGTGTTATTG GGAACATCATTGCACTCATCTTGTTTCTTTCACCTTT GCCAACATTTTATCGAATATGGAAGAAGAAATCAGTAGAACAATTTTCCCCATTTCCATATCTTGCTACATTTGTAAATTGTGGTCTTTGGGTACTTTATGGAATACCACTTGTACATCCACATAGTATCCTAGTTGTGACAATAAATGGGACAGGATTTGGCATTGAAGTGGTGTACCTTATGCTGTTCTTGTTGTAcactgaaaagaaaaaaaggataaaaatatttctcattATTATTAGTGAGATTATTTTCTTGGTTTCAATTGCTATATTTGTTCTAACCCTTGttcaaacacacaaaaaaagatCTACTATTGTGGGAAGCATTTGTATTGTGGGCAACATTTTGATGTATGCTTCTCCTTTGGCTATCATG AAATTGGTGATTACAAGCAAAAGTGTAGAGTTCATGCCTTTCTTcctttctctcttctcttttttgaaTGGTGTTAGTTGGACTGCTTATGCCCTCATTCGTTTCGACGCCTTCATTCTC GTACCAAATTCTATGGGAACTGCACTTGGGCTAGCCCAACTACTGCTTTATGGGATGTATTATAAGTCCACTAAGAGACAGAATGCAGAAAGACAGGCCCAAGTAGAAATGGGCCCAAAAAGAGTGGGTTTGGTTGGATGA